The Aurantiacibacter gangjinensis genome includes a region encoding these proteins:
- a CDS encoding DsbA family protein yields MMRWVLGLAALFLLPTAPAMAQNWNAEFADTGQGIRVGDAEAPLQIVSYSSYTCPHCAQFERQSEAELRYFFVHEGFAALEVRHMIRNPVDLAAALLTECGDTDRFFDNHKAIMASQQDWLTTAQGLTHAQIQRWNAGTVPARMRAIASDLGFYDIMEGRGYSRTEMDRCLSDQPKAEAISALSSANLDEYPIQGTPSFVVNGELLEGVHSWEGLRAVLQAIRTGASAPQE; encoded by the coding sequence ATGATGCGCTGGGTTTTGGGGCTTGCCGCCCTTTTCCTGCTGCCCACCGCGCCTGCCATGGCGCAGAACTGGAATGCCGAGTTTGCTGATACCGGCCAGGGCATCCGTGTCGGTGATGCCGAAGCGCCGCTGCAGATCGTCAGCTACAGCAGCTATACCTGTCCGCATTGCGCCCAGTTCGAGCGGCAATCGGAAGCCGAGCTGCGCTATTTCTTCGTGCATGAAGGCTTTGCCGCGCTGGAAGTGCGCCACATGATCCGCAATCCGGTGGATCTTGCCGCCGCGCTGCTGACCGAATGTGGCGACACGGATCGCTTCTTCGACAATCACAAGGCCATCATGGCGAGCCAGCAGGATTGGCTGACGACCGCACAGGGCCTCACGCACGCCCAGATCCAGCGCTGGAATGCGGGCACCGTGCCTGCACGCATGCGGGCCATCGCCAGCGATCTGGGCTTTTACGACATCATGGAAGGGCGCGGCTATTCGCGCACCGAGATGGATCGCTGCCTGTCCGACCAGCCGAAAGCCGAAGCGATCAGCGCATTATCATCTGCCAATCTGGACGAATATCCGATCCAGGGCACGCCCAGCTTCGTGGTGAATGGAGAGCTGCTGGAAGGCGTGCACAGCTGGGAAGGCCTGCGCGCCGTGCTGCAAGCGATCCGCACCGGAGCCTCCGCGCCGCAGGAATAA
- the nudC gene encoding NAD(+) diphosphatase gives MTLAFTADGLDRADNIRADPQQLAALRASPDALLVGLDGLAPVMDGERLAMRPLSDLPEDAELVFLGLRQCRPLFAHVTGAGDNRPAFAQKVDIAALSRMERQDLAIYGTARALVDWHGRHRFCANCGAPTQIAKGGWQRDCPACEAQHFPRTDPVAIMLVEHDGALLLARGKGWPDRIYSALAGFIEPGETVEQAVAREVLEETGIAVRDASYLASQPWPFPSQLMIGCHSLADSRNCRLDETELADARWFTREDIAGEWAKGRDADLFLAANPAAIAHHLVKWWMEKPA, from the coding sequence ATGACCCTTGCCTTCACCGCGGACGGGCTCGATCGCGCGGACAACATACGCGCCGATCCGCAGCAGCTGGCAGCGCTGCGCGCCAGTCCGGATGCGCTGCTCGTTGGGCTGGATGGCCTGGCTCCGGTGATGGATGGCGAGCGGCTGGCGATGCGGCCGCTTTCCGACCTTCCCGAAGATGCGGAGCTGGTCTTTCTCGGCCTGCGCCAGTGCCGTCCGCTGTTCGCGCATGTCACGGGCGCGGGCGACAATCGCCCTGCCTTCGCGCAAAAGGTCGATATCGCCGCCCTGTCACGGATGGAGCGGCAAGACCTCGCCATTTATGGCACCGCGCGGGCTTTGGTGGACTGGCATGGCCGCCACCGCTTCTGCGCCAATTGCGGCGCGCCGACGCAGATCGCCAAGGGCGGCTGGCAGCGCGATTGCCCGGCTTGCGAGGCGCAGCATTTCCCCCGCACCGATCCCGTCGCCATCATGCTGGTTGAGCATGACGGCGCGCTGCTGCTGGCGCGCGGCAAAGGCTGGCCGGACCGTATCTATTCCGCGCTGGCCGGCTTTATCGAACCGGGCGAAACCGTCGAGCAGGCCGTCGCGCGCGAAGTGCTGGAGGAGACCGGCATTGCCGTGCGCGATGCCTCCTACCTTGCAAGCCAGCCCTGGCCGTTCCCCTCGCAACTGATGATCGGCTGCCACAGCCTTGCCGATAGCCGCAATTGTCGGCTGGACGAAACGGAGCTGGCGGATGCCCGCTGGTTCACCCGCGAGGACATCGCCGGCGAGTGGGCAAAAGGCCGCGATGCCGACCTGTTTCTCGCCGCCAATCCCGCAGCGATCGCGCACCACCTCGTCAAATGGTGGATGGAGAAACCCGCATGA
- a CDS encoding DUF1489 family protein produces MPLHLTKIAFGAKSFADIESWYAQRSGPFLTTRYRPTRWQECIGGSLFWIHEHNLVARSPITGFSETDNGRWRIELEPRLVKVLPRPKRAHQGWRYLKGEPPRDLEDGEDVGDLIPGRLAGKLQRLGLI; encoded by the coding sequence ATGCCGCTCCACCTCACCAAGATCGCTTTCGGCGCCAAGAGCTTTGCCGATATCGAGAGCTGGTATGCGCAGCGCAGCGGGCCGTTTCTCACCACGCGCTATCGCCCCACGCGGTGGCAGGAGTGCATCGGTGGGTCGCTGTTCTGGATACACGAGCATAACCTCGTCGCGCGCAGCCCCATCACCGGCTTTTCGGAAACCGACAATGGCCGTTGGCGGATCGAGCTTGAGCCGCGCCTCGTCAAGGTGCTGCCGCGCCCCAAGCGCGCGCATCAGGGTTGGCGTTACCTGAAGGGCGAACCGCCGCGCGATCTGGAGGATGGCGAGGATGTCGGCGATCTCATCCCGGGCAGACTGGCCGGAAAGTTGCAACGGCTCGGCCTGATCTGA
- a CDS encoding thioredoxin domain-containing protein, giving the protein MTISRQFAFATLAAPLALGLAACSGEAETELEERGPIDAIEAPEGTNWLETVEVTDYDGYLLGNPDAPVKVVEYASLTCPACAQFSANGASQLKEQYVSTGVVSFELRNQVQNAFDLTLAALVRCSAPESFHPLADQVWSNLPQFSSQFGAAQQAIVANNVPEDQIYVAAAQETGMLDFFSARGISRDQARACLSDVESVRAIGDRSDEQSEELQVTGTPTFFVNGARVDGIRWADLEPVLQTAGARPAM; this is encoded by the coding sequence ATGACCATTTCCCGCCAATTCGCTTTCGCCACGCTCGCCGCGCCACTGGCGCTGGGCCTTGCGGCCTGTTCGGGCGAGGCCGAGACCGAGCTGGAAGAGCGCGGCCCGATCGACGCCATCGAAGCGCCCGAAGGCACAAACTGGCTCGAAACGGTCGAGGTGACCGATTACGATGGCTACCTGCTGGGCAATCCCGACGCGCCGGTGAAAGTGGTCGAGTATGCGTCGCTCACATGTCCGGCCTGCGCGCAATTCTCCGCCAACGGCGCCAGCCAGCTGAAAGAGCAGTATGTCTCCACAGGCGTGGTGTCCTTCGAGTTGCGCAACCAGGTGCAGAATGCCTTCGACCTGACGCTGGCCGCGCTGGTGCGTTGCTCCGCGCCCGAAAGCTTCCACCCGCTGGCCGACCAGGTCTGGTCCAACCTACCGCAATTCTCATCCCAGTTTGGGGCTGCGCAGCAGGCCATCGTCGCCAATAATGTGCCCGAAGACCAGATCTACGTCGCCGCGGCGCAGGAAACCGGCATGCTCGATTTCTTTTCCGCCCGCGGAATCAGCCGTGACCAGGCCCGCGCCTGCCTTTCCGATGTCGAGAGCGTGCGCGCCATCGGCGATCGTTCGGACGAGCAGAGCGAGGAGCTCCAGGTGACCGGCACGCCCACCTTCTTCGTCAATGGCGCGCGGGTGGACGGCATTCGCTGGGCCGATCTCGAACCCGTCTTGCAGACCGCCGGCGCGCGGCCGGCGATGTAA
- a CDS encoding A/G-specific adenine glycosylase: MTATVSSKLLDWYDGHARSLPWRARPGEAAPDPYRVWLSEVMLQQTTTAAVAPYFAKFTETWPTVEALAAAADEDVMAAWAGLGYYSRARNLVKAARAVAEMGGFPETEAELRKLPGLGEYIAAAVAAIAFGQRAVVVDANVERVVARLFAIRDPLPGARKAIRAAADGITPDERAGDFAQAMMDLGATICTARDAKCLLCPLMDECKGRAEGDPVALPVKAKKKAKPSRTGTAFWIQRGEGDTREVWLVKRPGKGMLGGMRALPDDGWSSRGDGSEDAPVPGAWKAAGVVRHGFTHFDLEMGVVIHAGENAKPVGEGEWWPVDRIEDAGLPTLFAKAARLVVADRE; this comes from the coding sequence GTGACTGCCACCGTCTCTTCCAAGCTTCTCGACTGGTATGATGGCCATGCGCGCAGCCTGCCCTGGCGCGCGAGGCCGGGAGAGGCTGCGCCCGATCCCTACCGCGTCTGGCTGTCCGAAGTGATGTTGCAGCAGACGACCACCGCAGCGGTCGCGCCCTATTTTGCCAAGTTCACCGAGACGTGGCCCACGGTAGAGGCGCTGGCCGCTGCTGCCGACGAGGACGTGATGGCTGCATGGGCAGGGCTGGGCTATTATTCGCGCGCTCGCAATCTGGTGAAGGCGGCGCGCGCGGTGGCCGAGATGGGCGGCTTTCCTGAGACCGAAGCCGAATTGCGCAAGCTGCCGGGGCTGGGCGAATATATCGCCGCAGCGGTCGCCGCGATCGCCTTCGGCCAACGCGCCGTGGTGGTGGATGCCAATGTGGAGCGGGTGGTCGCGCGGCTGTTTGCCATTCGCGATCCATTGCCGGGTGCGCGCAAGGCCATCCGCGCGGCGGCGGATGGCATCACGCCGGATGAGCGTGCGGGCGATTTCGCGCAGGCGATGATGGACCTGGGCGCAACCATCTGCACCGCGCGCGATGCGAAATGCCTGCTCTGCCCGCTGATGGACGAGTGCAAGGGCCGCGCCGAGGGCGACCCCGTGGCGCTCCCCGTCAAGGCGAAGAAAAAGGCGAAACCCAGCCGCACCGGCACGGCGTTCTGGATACAACGCGGTGAAGGCGACACGCGCGAGGTTTGGCTGGTGAAACGGCCCGGCAAGGGGATGCTGGGCGGCATGCGCGCTCTGCCCGACGATGGCTGGTCCTCGCGCGGAGATGGCAGTGAGGACGCGCCGGTGCCGGGCGCGTGGAAAGCGGCGGGGGTCGTGCGGCACGGCTTCACGCATTTCGACCTCGAAATGGGCGTGGTCATCCATGCCGGCGAAAACGCCAAGCCTGTGGGCGAGGGCGAATGGTGGCCGGTCGACAGGATCGAGGATGCCGGCCTGCCGACGCTCTTCGCGAAGGCAGCAAGGCTGGTGGTGGCGGATCGCGAATAA
- a CDS encoding DUF721 domain-containing protein: MERDDTPKPGKTRKKNPAKGARPYTRPRGGPAKPVAELVPQIGRAAFRRFGFVQSSVVTRWPEIVGEHHAKVCSPESIRFPPGEKSDGIMQLVVLPAHAPLIQHVIPEIIERVNRFFGYRAVAKVKMRQGAVKTHDGSGKRAAPPSLKPIPMELGDSLRDIGDPELRAVLESLAQSVANAEKDDTE, encoded by the coding sequence ATGGAACGCGACGACACACCCAAACCGGGGAAGACCCGCAAGAAAAATCCTGCCAAAGGTGCCAGGCCTTACACCCGCCCGCGCGGCGGTCCGGCCAAGCCCGTGGCGGAACTGGTGCCGCAGATCGGGCGTGCGGCCTTTCGCCGCTTCGGCTTCGTGCAATCCAGCGTCGTCACCCGCTGGCCGGAGATCGTGGGAGAGCATCACGCCAAGGTGTGCTCGCCCGAAAGCATCCGTTTCCCACCCGGCGAAAAGAGCGACGGCATCATGCAACTGGTCGTGCTGCCCGCCCATGCGCCGCTGATCCAGCATGTGATCCCCGAAATCATAGAGCGCGTGAACCGCTTTTTCGGCTATCGCGCGGTCGCCAAGGTGAAGATGCGGCAAGGCGCGGTTAAGACGCACGATGGCAGTGGCAAACGCGCCGCGCCGCCCTCGCTCAAGCCCATACCTATGGAATTGGGCGACAGTCTGCGCGATATAGGGGATCCCGAATTGCGCGCCGTGCTGGAATCGCTGGCACAGAGCGTCGCCAATGCCGAGAAGGACGATACGGAATGA
- a CDS encoding PadR family transcriptional regulator, giving the protein MPRRSNISKQTRVALLALLERPQDWWHGYELMERTGIASGTLYPMLIRLCDQDHLEARWVPSPHKGRPPRHAYRLTPRGLALARSIPTDIVPLAKLGKGYAQ; this is encoded by the coding sequence ATGCCAAGACGCTCCAATATCTCAAAACAAACGCGAGTCGCTTTGCTGGCGTTGCTCGAACGGCCGCAGGATTGGTGGCACGGATACGAATTGATGGAACGGACCGGAATCGCCTCGGGCACTCTCTATCCCATGCTGATCCGCCTGTGTGATCAGGATCATCTCGAAGCGCGATGGGTGCCGTCGCCACATAAGGGCCGGCCGCCTCGTCATGCCTATCGGCTTACACCGCGAGGCCTGGCGCTCGCCCGTTCCATTCCGACCGACATAGTTCCCCTTGCCAAGCTCGGGAAAGGATATGCACAATGA
- a CDS encoding DsbA family oxidoreductase: protein MNKPFPIVVDIWSDVMCPWCAVGYRRFMEGAKLAGDAVDVTVRWMPFELNPDMPAEGVERVPYLARKYDRTREQVEDMQAQMNAAGEEVGFPMEWQGEGEAPPAMMWNTFNAHVLLRWALATHGPAEQTALKEAMLSAHFQRRRKISDRDVLLELVENCGLDREAASAALDNENMQLAVRADEQRGREGGITAVPTFVVNHKYGLQGAQEPENFAAALRKIAEMEEAPAS, encoded by the coding sequence ATGAACAAGCCCTTCCCCATCGTCGTCGACATCTGGTCGGACGTCATGTGCCCGTGGTGTGCGGTTGGCTATCGCCGCTTTATGGAAGGCGCGAAGCTGGCCGGCGATGCGGTCGACGTCACCGTGCGCTGGATGCCGTTCGAGCTCAATCCCGACATGCCCGCAGAAGGTGTGGAGCGCGTGCCCTATCTGGCACGCAAATACGATCGCACGCGCGAACAGGTCGAGGACATGCAGGCGCAGATGAATGCCGCGGGCGAGGAGGTCGGGTTCCCGATGGAATGGCAAGGCGAAGGCGAAGCGCCGCCCGCCATGATGTGGAACACCTTCAACGCGCATGTGCTGCTGCGCTGGGCGCTCGCCACCCATGGCCCGGCCGAGCAGACCGCGCTGAAGGAAGCCATGCTGTCCGCGCATTTCCAGCGGCGCCGCAAGATAAGCGACCGCGATGTGCTGCTAGAACTGGTGGAGAATTGCGGACTGGACCGCGAGGCCGCCTCCGCTGCGCTCGACAATGAGAACATGCAGCTCGCGGTGCGGGCGGACGAACAAAGAGGCCGGGAAGGCGGTATCACCGCCGTCCCGACCTTCGTCGTCAATCACAAATATGGATTGCAGGGCGCGCAGGAGCCGGAGAATTTCGCGGCGGCCCTGCGCAAGATTGCCGAAATGGAAGAGGCGCCTGCCTCTTAG
- a CDS encoding serine hydrolase domain-containing protein — MFQDFSKPFDPALSRRDLIRRAALLGGGAAATALPFGNLAFAQSGFAASWPQTAAWVNEYVDDGHVANMVATLGWRQDAPQFHARGTHTFEGRDRVTPDSIYRIYSMTKPVTGIATMMLVEDGLITLETPLADILPAFANMQVQKQYDGAITADNLEPAERAITIRHLLTHTAGLGYNIVQSGPIQQAYVSEGLIPGQVSKLPAARAFFSGEVVPTMAEFADRLAELPLVSQPGRRWLYSVSCDLLGYVIEVVSGQPFTQFLQQRIFEPCGMTDTGWRVPRSDLDRLTANYFRMGGIPLPLDPPTMSIYADEPAWTFGGAGLVSTPRDYDRFLQMLAGHGLIEGTRVMEEATVRTATSNLFPDTLVSGGGFRTGTEEYGFGAAGMVGSGPIEGVFGWAGAAGTVGLVQMNLGLRMNLMTQYMPAESMPVQTDFPRIVLRDAMAAATT; from the coding sequence ATGTTCCAGGACTTTTCCAAGCCCTTCGACCCCGCTCTCAGCCGCCGCGACCTGATCCGCAGGGCAGCGCTGCTTGGCGGCGGCGCGGCGGCGACGGCGCTGCCCTTCGGCAATCTCGCTTTCGCGCAAAGCGGGTTTGCTGCCAGCTGGCCGCAGACGGCGGCCTGGGTGAACGAGTATGTCGATGACGGCCATGTCGCCAATATGGTCGCCACTCTCGGCTGGCGGCAGGATGCGCCTCAGTTCCACGCGCGCGGCACCCACACTTTCGAGGGCCGCGACCGCGTGACGCCCGACAGTATCTATCGCATCTATTCGATGACCAAGCCCGTCACCGGCATTGCCACGATGATGCTGGTGGAAGACGGCCTCATCACGCTGGAAACGCCGCTGGCCGACATCCTGCCCGCCTTCGCGAACATGCAGGTGCAAAAGCAGTATGACGGCGCGATCACGGCGGATAATCTGGAGCCTGCAGAACGCGCGATCACGATCCGCCACCTGCTCACGCATACGGCGGGGCTCGGCTACAATATCGTGCAGTCCGGCCCGATCCAGCAGGCCTACGTCAGCGAAGGTCTGATCCCCGGACAGGTGAGCAAGCTGCCCGCCGCGCGCGCATTCTTCAGCGGCGAAGTGGTGCCCACCATGGCCGAATTCGCCGACCGGCTGGCAGAGCTGCCGCTTGTCAGCCAGCCGGGCAGGCGCTGGCTCTATTCGGTCAGCTGCGACCTGCTTGGCTACGTGATCGAGGTGGTGAGCGGGCAACCTTTCACGCAGTTCCTGCAGCAGCGCATTTTCGAACCGTGCGGCATGACAGATACCGGCTGGCGCGTGCCGCGCAGCGATCTTGACCGGCTGACGGCGAACTATTTCCGCATGGGCGGCATCCCGCTGCCGCTCGATCCGCCAACCATGTCGATCTATGCGGATGAGCCTGCCTGGACCTTTGGCGGGGCGGGCCTCGTCTCTACCCCGCGCGATTACGACCGCTTCCTGCAAATGCTGGCGGGCCACGGGCTGATCGAGGGCACGCGGGTAATGGAGGAGGCCACTGTGCGCACAGCCACAAGCAACCTCTTCCCCGATACGCTTGTCAGTGGCGGCGGCTTCCGCACGGGCACGGAAGAATATGGTTTCGGCGCTGCAGGCATGGTCGGCTCCGGCCCGATCGAGGGTGTGTTCGGCTGGGCAGGCGCGGCCGGTACGGTCGGCCTCGTGCAGATGAATCTCGGCCTGCGCATGAATTTGATGACGCAATACATGCCTGCCGAAAGCATGCCGGTGCAGACAGATTTCCCACGCATCGTCCTGCGCGATGCCATGGCTGCTGCCACCACCTGA
- the smc gene encoding chromosome segregation protein SMC gives MEFRKLRLSGFKSFVEPAELRIEPGLTGVVGPNGCGKSNLLEAIRWVMGENSPKSMRGGGMEDVIFAGTANRPPRDFAEVQLHAVDSDGEPLDVTRRIERGAGSAYRLNGDDVRAKDVSLILADAATGAHSPALVSQGKIAQVIAAKPTERRMMLEEAAGIAGLHVRRRDAESKLRSTEKNLERLEDLMAGLDSQIASLRRQAKQAERYKALSDKIRVAEARTVFARWRDAAAAAEAAREQAKGADDKVAEAQAAAKEAQAAQHKLAETLAELRDELADRRDDASAHGHRMAALASQLEAAEQRLRDLDRQKSRLEEDRVDADRMTRDAAKALQDLEKALDAGAKALVADEAKRPDLANSVEKAESAGRKAELALAKATADHAGVEAEWRVAEAEISQARSRLERLEADAKRLEDQRAALLGESDPEEDMAAAQSALEAAQAQVGTLREELESARARKDELVGKRDEAASTLSTARAELAGVEREWQALKRDREARERQKKGGHGLPAALDRVAAEPGYERALAAVLGRDAKSPLGSPESGKDGRYWTGSKAPAKVADSLADHLRDCPQELAARLALVHVADADDDRDLGPGEWLVTKDGALRRWDGFVARGEGAAEAARLEADNRYAALESELPALREAVEAATSAQESAQSELSDLQQGLVAQDRALSEAIEAERQALRSLDQAEARRERLAARREELAESDEAIAAQKNQAEQELAAAEARKADLPDPEAGRASLDAARAKNEAARESAQAATAALAAHDQALAVARERVATQRADAKGWEARAGDAAQRLAGMETRFEEIAQERAVIAAKPEGLMKEIEGGEAVRARLGEELAKAEEAMREAEQQARSAENRLGDVNEALSAAREARATLATRAENEEQRREEMARLSGERFQSPPPLLPDKFDFAEDAVQAAPTEQEEMDRLTASRERIGPVNLVAAEELERIEAEHGTSAAEQAELAEAVSRLRGSIGNLNREGRERLRAAFEEVDGHFRQLFSRLFEGGQAHLALVDSDDVLEAGLEIYAQPPGKRLQSLSLLSGGEQALTATALIFALFLTNPAPICVLDEVDAPLDDANIERFCDLLDSMNRETTTRYLIVTHNAVTMSRMHRLFGVTMVERGISRLVSVDLGEAEALAAE, from the coding sequence ATGGAGTTTCGCAAGCTACGCCTCAGCGGCTTCAAGAGCTTCGTAGAGCCTGCCGAACTGCGCATCGAGCCCGGCCTCACGGGTGTCGTCGGCCCCAATGGCTGCGGCAAGTCCAACCTGCTGGAAGCCATTCGCTGGGTGATGGGCGAGAACAGCCCCAAATCCATGCGCGGCGGCGGGATGGAAGACGTGATCTTCGCCGGCACCGCCAACCGCCCGCCGCGCGATTTTGCCGAAGTGCAGCTTCATGCGGTGGATAGCGATGGCGAGCCGCTGGACGTCACCCGCCGGATCGAGCGCGGCGCGGGCAGCGCCTATCGCCTGAATGGCGACGATGTACGCGCCAAGGATGTCTCGCTGATCCTCGCCGATGCGGCGACCGGCGCGCACTCGCCTGCTCTCGTGAGCCAAGGCAAAATCGCACAGGTCATCGCCGCCAAGCCGACAGAGCGGCGCATGATGCTTGAAGAAGCTGCCGGAATCGCGGGGCTTCACGTGCGCCGCCGCGATGCCGAGAGCAAGCTGCGCTCCACCGAGAAGAACCTCGAACGGCTGGAAGACCTGATGGCGGGTCTCGATTCGCAGATCGCCTCGCTGCGTCGGCAGGCCAAACAGGCCGAGCGATACAAGGCGCTTTCCGACAAGATCCGCGTGGCCGAAGCGCGCACCGTTTTCGCCCGCTGGCGCGATGCTGCGGCCGCTGCCGAGGCGGCGCGCGAACAGGCAAAGGGCGCGGACGACAAGGTGGCCGAGGCGCAAGCCGCCGCCAAGGAAGCGCAGGCCGCGCAGCACAAGCTGGCCGAAACGCTGGCCGAATTGCGCGATGAACTCGCCGATCGCCGCGACGATGCCAGCGCGCATGGTCACCGCATGGCAGCACTTGCCAGCCAGCTGGAGGCCGCGGAACAGCGGCTGCGCGATCTCGACCGGCAGAAGTCTCGTCTTGAGGAAGACCGCGTCGATGCCGACCGCATGACGCGCGATGCCGCCAAGGCCTTGCAGGATCTGGAAAAGGCGCTGGATGCAGGCGCAAAGGCGCTGGTGGCGGATGAGGCCAAGCGGCCCGATCTCGCCAATTCAGTGGAAAAGGCTGAAAGCGCGGGCCGCAAGGCCGAACTGGCGCTGGCCAAGGCGACGGCGGACCATGCCGGTGTCGAAGCCGAATGGCGCGTGGCCGAGGCCGAGATATCGCAGGCCCGCTCGCGGCTCGAACGGCTGGAGGCCGATGCGAAACGGCTGGAAGACCAGCGCGCGGCGCTGCTCGGCGAAAGCGATCCCGAAGAGGACATGGCCGCGGCGCAATCAGCGCTAGAAGCGGCGCAAGCGCAGGTGGGGACCCTGCGCGAGGAATTGGAAAGCGCCCGCGCCCGCAAGGACGAGCTTGTCGGCAAGCGCGACGAAGCCGCATCGACGCTCTCCACCGCGCGCGCTGAACTGGCCGGTGTCGAACGCGAGTGGCAGGCGCTGAAGCGCGACCGCGAAGCGCGCGAACGCCAGAAGAAGGGCGGCCATGGCCTGCCTGCCGCGCTGGACCGCGTGGCGGCAGAACCGGGCTATGAACGCGCGCTCGCCGCCGTGCTGGGGCGCGATGCGAAATCGCCATTGGGCTCGCCCGAAAGCGGCAAGGATGGCCGCTATTGGACCGGCTCCAAGGCACCCGCCAAAGTGGCTGACAGCCTTGCCGACCATCTGCGCGATTGCCCGCAGGAACTCGCCGCCCGCCTCGCGCTGGTCCATGTTGCCGATGCCGATGATGACCGCGATCTTGGCCCGGGCGAATGGCTGGTGACGAAAGATGGCGCATTGCGCCGCTGGGACGGATTCGTCGCGCGCGGTGAAGGGGCTGCGGAAGCGGCGCGACTGGAAGCGGACAATCGCTACGCCGCGCTGGAAAGCGAGTTGCCCGCGCTGCGCGAAGCCGTAGAAGCCGCCACCTCTGCGCAGGAAAGCGCGCAGTCCGAACTTTCCGATCTACAGCAAGGCCTCGTCGCGCAGGATCGTGCGCTGTCCGAAGCCATCGAAGCCGAGCGTCAGGCGCTGCGTTCGCTCGATCAGGCCGAGGCCCGTCGCGAACGCCTCGCCGCCCGGCGCGAAGAGCTGGCGGAAAGCGATGAAGCTATCGCTGCGCAGAAGAACCAAGCCGAGCAGGAACTCGCCGCCGCCGAAGCGCGCAAGGCGGACCTGCCCGATCCCGAAGCGGGCCGCGCGTCGCTCGACGCCGCACGCGCAAAGAACGAAGCCGCCCGCGAAAGCGCACAAGCCGCTACCGCCGCGCTCGCCGCGCATGACCAGGCACTGGCCGTCGCGCGCGAGCGCGTCGCCACACAGCGCGCCGACGCCAAGGGCTGGGAAGCGCGCGCGGGCGATGCCGCACAGCGCCTTGCTGGCATGGAAACGCGCTTCGAGGAAATCGCGCAGGAACGCGCCGTCATCGCCGCCAAGCCCGAAGGCCTGATGAAGGAGATCGAAGGCGGCGAAGCGGTACGCGCGCGTCTGGGCGAGGAACTGGCGAAAGCCGAAGAGGCGATGCGCGAAGCGGAGCAGCAAGCCCGCTCTGCCGAAAACCGCCTTGGCGACGTCAACGAAGCGCTCTCCGCCGCGCGCGAGGCCCGCGCCACGCTGGCCACCCGTGCCGAGAACGAGGAACAGCGCCGCGAGGAAATGGCGCGGCTGTCGGGCGAACGCTTCCAGTCACCCCCGCCTCTGCTGCCGGACAAGTTCGACTTCGCCGAAGACGCTGTGCAGGCCGCGCCTACCGAGCAGGAGGAGATGGACCGCCTTACCGCCAGCCGCGAGCGGATCGGCCCGGTCAATCTCGTCGCCGCCGAGGAGCTTGAGCGGATCGAGGCCGAGCACGGCACCAGTGCCGCAGAGCAAGCCGAACTGGCCGAAGCCGTCTCGCGCCTGCGCGGCTCCATCGGCAATCTCAACCGCGAAGGACGTGAGCGCCTGCGCGCGGCCTTCGAGGAAGTGGACGGCCATTTCCGCCAGCTATTCAGCCGCCTGTTCGAAGGCGGACAAGCTCATTTGGCGCTGGTCGATAGCGACGACGTGCTGGAGGCAGGCCTCGAAATCTACGCACAACCGCCGGGCAAGCGTCTGCAATCGCTAAGCCTGCTATCGGGCGGCGAACAGGCGCTGACTGCCACCGCACTGATTTTCGCCTTGTTCCTCACCAACCCCGCCCCGATCTGCGTGCTCGACGAAGTCGATGCCCCGCTCGATGATGCTAATATCGAGCGCTTCTGCGACCTGCTCGATTCGATGAACCGCGAAACGACCACGCGCTACCTCATCGTCACCCACAACGCCGTAACCATGAGCCGCATGCACCGCCTGTTCGGTGTGACAATGGTCGAACGCGGCATCTCGCGCCTCGTCAGCGTGGACCTCGGCGAAGCCGAGGCGCTGGCAGCCGAATAA